The proteins below are encoded in one region of Rhizobacter sp.:
- a CDS encoding DUF1840 domain-containing protein translates to MIYKFKSKAAGDVIMMGPSGDQVLRLIGKEPSAKGIIEPAQMPAAMQAIEAAITADEAARKEAEAEDGKAPKGDGVSLRQRAWPLVEMMKRAHAANENIVWGV, encoded by the coding sequence ATGATCTACAAGTTCAAGTCGAAGGCAGCCGGTGACGTGATCATGATGGGCCCGAGCGGCGACCAGGTGCTGCGCCTGATCGGCAAGGAGCCGTCGGCCAAGGGCATCATCGAGCCGGCGCAGATGCCGGCCGCCATGCAGGCGATCGAAGCGGCCATCACCGCCGACGAGGCCGCACGCAAGGAAGCCGAAGCCGAAGACGGCAAGGCCCCGAAGGGCGACGGCGTCTCGCTGCGCCAGCGCGCCTGGCCGCTGGTCGAGATGATGAAACGCGCCCATGCGGCGAATGAAAACATCGTGTGGGGAGTCTGA